A stretch of Aeromicrobium tamlense DNA encodes these proteins:
- a CDS encoding RNA polymerase sigma factor, whose amino-acid sequence MTDDAVIKAAKCGEPDAWRELYRAHAGRLVTWLQTRPTGDTAASPEDVASEAWYVAATKVSQFEGTAADFGGWLFGIARRISANSRRTSQRRNTLPVETDELHEVVPDHGPEVEGQDWLRSMLASLPPRERAAVGLVDGMGMDLSTAADVLGVSAVSVRVARHRGLRKLAGRTPARSVDASPRG is encoded by the coding sequence ATGACTGACGACGCCGTCATCAAGGCCGCCAAGTGCGGCGAGCCCGACGCGTGGCGCGAGCTCTACCGCGCCCACGCGGGCCGGCTCGTCACGTGGCTGCAGACCCGGCCCACCGGAGACACCGCCGCGTCGCCGGAGGACGTCGCCAGCGAGGCCTGGTACGTCGCCGCCACGAAGGTCTCGCAGTTCGAGGGCACCGCCGCCGACTTCGGCGGCTGGCTGTTCGGCATCGCCCGGCGGATCAGCGCGAACTCGCGCCGGACCTCGCAGCGACGCAACACCCTGCCGGTGGAGACCGACGAGCTCCACGAGGTCGTCCCCGACCACGGGCCCGAGGTGGAGGGTCAGGACTGGCTGCGATCGATGCTCGCTTCGCTGCCCCCGCGCGAGCGGGCTGCCGTGGGCCTGGTCGACGGGATGGGGATGGACCTCTCCACGGCGGCCGACGTCCTGGGCGTCAGCGCGGTGTCCGTACGCGTGGCGCGGCATCGGGGCCTGCGCAAGCTCGCCGGCCGCACCCCGGCGCGCTCGGTCGACGCGTCGCCTCGCGGCTGA
- a CDS encoding TetR/AcrR family transcriptional regulator yields MSRRDSRENAERILAAVQRLWADDASPSMERIATEAGVGVATVYRHFPNRAALESAAFGRIFAEELMPLVDGAEDEDADLLEVAERFVEVIGRYAPVLSEVGASHVTDEALEELGEPFVDLLRRGQVTGVLRADLEPVDIYWLLRMIVLGLNSPVASPTVRRRYVAMLLPALAPGDHDPLPRLSDEDYDRLGVLPEHRRPPAD; encoded by the coding sequence ATGTCACGACGTGACTCGCGCGAGAACGCCGAGCGCATCCTCGCCGCCGTGCAGCGGCTCTGGGCCGACGACGCCTCCCCGTCGATGGAGCGAATCGCCACCGAAGCCGGCGTCGGCGTCGCCACGGTCTACCGCCACTTCCCGAACCGCGCCGCGCTCGAGAGCGCAGCGTTCGGTCGGATCTTCGCCGAGGAGCTCATGCCGCTCGTCGACGGCGCCGAGGACGAGGACGCCGACCTGCTCGAGGTCGCCGAGCGCTTCGTCGAGGTCATCGGGCGCTACGCGCCGGTGCTGAGCGAGGTCGGCGCCAGCCACGTCACCGACGAGGCCCTCGAGGAGCTGGGCGAGCCCTTCGTCGATCTGCTCCGCCGCGGCCAGGTCACGGGCGTCCTGCGCGCCGACCTCGAGCCGGTCGACATCTACTGGCTGCTGCGGATGATCGTGCTGGGCCTGAACTCGCCCGTCGCCTCGCCCACGGTGCGCCGCCGCTACGTCGCGATGCTGCTGCCCGCCCTCGCGCCGGGCGACCACGACCCGCTGCCCCGGCTCTCCGACGAGGACTACGACCGCCTCGGCGTCCTGCCCGAGCACCGCCGACCCCCGGCGGACTAG
- a CDS encoding glutaredoxin family protein has product MTIAHADDARVVVYSREGCHLCEAAEQVVAQLVAETGDDWVRVDIDTEPDLQERFTEQVPVTFVDGRQHDFWRVDPTRLRAALARG; this is encoded by the coding sequence ATGACGATCGCGCACGCCGACGACGCTCGCGTCGTCGTCTACTCCCGTGAGGGCTGCCACCTGTGCGAGGCCGCCGAGCAGGTCGTCGCGCAGCTCGTGGCCGAGACCGGCGACGACTGGGTGCGGGTCGACATCGACACCGAGCCCGACCTGCAGGAGCGGTTCACCGAGCAGGTGCCGGTGACCTTCGTCGACGGACGCCAGCACGACTTCTGGCGCGTGGATCCCACGCGCCTGCGCGCGGCGCTCGCCCGCGGCTGA
- a CDS encoding MMPL family transporter, with the protein MSTLLYRWGKSAFAHPFRFLGAWLVLLAVIVGSIAVNAPKLSGEVTINGVAAQEVLEQLEEEMPAAAGGAGQIVYRAPDGVSFFDEQSAGLLAQSMQEIYGNDTVVNPADLAGSAEAQAAAQQEMAAQVKAAEQAAAAARAGQELDQPLPLVVGGQLVPGVTISPDGTVAMAQFQFTKQTTDLPEGTIHDVLEAAEAPVEAADIQVLPGASLQELPEVAGIGEAVGIVIAAVVLFLVLGSVVAAGLPLLTAILGVGVGVGGAYALGHFYELGSMSVVLGLMLGLAVGIDYALFIVNRQRRLIMRERLSAHEATGRAVGTAGSAVFFAGTTVIIALAALVVIGISLLTTMAIIAAATIAVAVLVALTALPALLGLVGERIVSEKARSQFAEREAEGNDHATARRWATFLSKNRFVAAAVVVVTTLVIAIPALDMRLGLPSSENYNAGSDQRESYETVSDAFGEGLNGPLLVVLSSRTDQPVDQQAAGAVLAELGQVKDVASANAAGMSEDGRTVLVSLIPREGPTDPSTETLVHELRDRSAEFSQQYDIDLGVTGQTAMGIDIAEKMSEVMPIYLAIVIVLSLIVLTIVFRSIIVPLKATAGFLLTILATLGATTAVFQWGWLNSLFGLDSTGPVMALLPILVTGIAYGLAMDYQVFLVSSMRESWVHGHSGRESVIDGFSHSSRVVVAAAVIMTAVFAGFIFNGDPMIKQIGFALAVAIAIDAFLVRMTLVPALMAMFGDRAWRLPKWLDRALPDLDIEGDQLLKRLGAKQP; encoded by the coding sequence GTGTCGACACTCCTGTACCGCTGGGGCAAGTCCGCCTTCGCTCACCCGTTCCGCTTCCTCGGCGCCTGGCTGGTCCTGCTGGCCGTGATCGTCGGCTCGATCGCCGTCAACGCACCGAAGCTCAGCGGCGAGGTGACGATCAACGGCGTCGCCGCGCAGGAGGTGCTGGAGCAGCTCGAGGAGGAGATGCCCGCCGCCGCGGGTGGCGCGGGCCAGATCGTCTACCGCGCCCCGGACGGCGTCAGCTTCTTCGACGAGCAGTCCGCCGGGCTGCTCGCCCAGTCGATGCAGGAGATCTACGGGAACGACACGGTCGTGAACCCGGCCGACCTCGCGGGCTCGGCCGAGGCGCAGGCCGCCGCCCAGCAGGAGATGGCCGCGCAGGTGAAGGCCGCCGAGCAGGCCGCGGCCGCCGCGCGCGCCGGCCAGGAGCTCGACCAGCCGCTGCCCCTCGTCGTGGGCGGTCAGCTCGTCCCGGGAGTGACGATCTCGCCCGACGGCACCGTCGCGATGGCGCAGTTCCAGTTCACGAAGCAGACCACCGACCTGCCCGAGGGCACGATCCACGACGTCCTCGAGGCCGCCGAGGCGCCGGTCGAGGCCGCTGACATCCAGGTGCTCCCCGGCGCCTCCCTGCAGGAGCTGCCCGAGGTCGCGGGCATCGGCGAGGCCGTCGGCATCGTCATCGCCGCGGTCGTGCTGTTCCTCGTCCTCGGCTCGGTCGTCGCGGCCGGCCTGCCCCTGCTGACCGCCATCCTCGGCGTCGGCGTGGGCGTCGGCGGCGCGTACGCGCTCGGCCACTTCTACGAGCTCGGCTCGATGAGCGTCGTCCTGGGCCTCATGCTCGGCCTGGCCGTCGGCATCGACTACGCGCTCTTCATCGTCAACCGCCAGCGCCGCCTCATCATGCGCGAGCGGCTCAGCGCCCACGAGGCCACCGGACGCGCCGTCGGCACCGCCGGCAGCGCCGTGTTCTTCGCCGGCACCACCGTGATCATCGCGCTCGCCGCCCTCGTGGTCATCGGCATCAGCCTGCTCACCACGATGGCGATCATCGCCGCCGCCACGATCGCGGTGGCCGTGCTCGTCGCCCTCACCGCCCTGCCGGCCCTGCTCGGCCTGGTCGGTGAGCGGATCGTGTCGGAGAAGGCCCGCTCGCAGTTCGCCGAGCGCGAGGCCGAGGGCAACGACCACGCCACGGCGCGCCGCTGGGCGACGTTCCTGTCCAAGAACCGCTTCGTCGCCGCGGCCGTCGTCGTGGTCACCACGCTCGTCATCGCCATCCCCGCGCTCGACATGCGACTCGGCCTGCCGTCGAGCGAGAACTACAACGCCGGCTCCGACCAGCGCGAGAGCTACGAGACGGTGAGCGACGCGTTCGGCGAGGGCCTCAACGGCCCGCTGCTCGTGGTGCTGTCGTCGCGCACCGACCAGCCGGTCGACCAGCAGGCCGCCGGCGCGGTCCTGGCCGAGCTCGGCCAGGTGAAGGACGTGGCCTCGGCCAACGCCGCCGGCATGAGCGAGGACGGCCGCACCGTGCTGGTCTCGCTCATCCCCCGCGAGGGCCCGACGGACCCGTCCACCGAGACGCTCGTGCACGAGCTGCGCGACCGCTCGGCCGAGTTCTCGCAGCAGTACGACATCGACCTCGGCGTCACCGGGCAGACGGCCATGGGCATCGACATCGCCGAGAAGATGAGCGAGGTCATGCCGATCTATCTCGCGATCGTCATCGTCCTGTCGCTCATCGTCCTGACGATCGTGTTCCGCTCGATCATCGTGCCGCTCAAGGCCACCGCCGGCTTCCTGCTGACGATCCTGGCCACGCTCGGCGCCACGACCGCCGTGTTCCAGTGGGGCTGGCTGAACAGCCTCTTCGGGCTGGACTCGACGGGCCCGGTGATGGCCCTGCTGCCGATCCTCGTCACGGGCATCGCGTACGGCCTGGCGATGGACTACCAGGTGTTCCTGGTGTCGTCGATGCGCGAGTCGTGGGTGCACGGCCACAGCGGGCGCGAGTCCGTGATCGACGGCTTCAGCCACTCCAGCCGCGTCGTCGTGGCGGCCGCCGTGATCATGACCGCCGTCTTCGCCGGCTTCATCTTCAACGGCGACCCGATGATCAAGCAGATCGGCTTCGCCCTCGCCGTCGCGATCGCGATCGACGCGTTCCTCGTGCGCATGACGCTCGTGCCCGCGCTGATGGCGATGTTCGGCGACCGCGCCTGGCGCCTGCCGAAGTGGCTCGATCGCGCCCTGCCCGACCTCGACATCGAGGGAGACCAGCTGCTCAAGCGCCTCGGCGCCAAGCAGCCCTGA
- a CDS encoding polysaccharide pyruvyl transferase family protein, translated as MSDRIYVRRYVDPLDPPSMKRFRAGCGKNSGNLIFAASAQRSVMVDGVDVEANNLNTLMRSVDRLNEEQRHVVIPLANAFRRGYLPQLGDLTSAIERLTVPVTILGVGGQFQLDGTPERSEEVDAAARRFMRAVLAHGPSIGVRGERTAAYLSDLGFSEVDVIGCPSMFLRGRDLHVRDTAPTFDKSTKVSLNLTPHVPIPDGWVADVFKRHPRAEFVAQEIRDLDAMLGGPAVKAGSREYPGSMRHDVIADNKAVLHCHAPTWIESMAARDFTVGHRIHGNISSLLAGTPAHVIVHDSRTRELCEYFEIPHTQVTEHRLEDTPERIFERSDYAALIGNHPERLARFAGFLERHGLRHALDLPAGETPFDRAVAQVEARPGLVVRPRSTEPELMDLRVWNAARAAHQGIAQAEARAKKAEARLKALEANQGLKGLLRRGR; from the coding sequence GTGTCAGATCGCATCTACGTCCGCCGTTACGTCGACCCGCTGGACCCGCCGTCGATGAAGCGGTTCCGCGCCGGATGCGGCAAGAACTCCGGCAACCTCATCTTCGCCGCGTCCGCGCAGCGCTCGGTGATGGTGGACGGCGTCGACGTCGAGGCGAACAACCTCAACACGCTGATGCGCAGCGTCGACCGCCTCAACGAGGAGCAGCGGCACGTCGTCATCCCGCTGGCCAACGCGTTCCGCCGCGGCTACCTGCCCCAGCTCGGCGACCTGACCTCGGCGATCGAGCGCCTCACGGTCCCGGTCACGATCCTCGGCGTCGGCGGCCAGTTCCAGCTGGACGGCACCCCCGAGCGCTCCGAGGAGGTCGACGCGGCCGCCCGGCGCTTCATGCGCGCGGTGCTGGCCCACGGCCCCTCGATCGGCGTGCGCGGCGAGCGCACCGCCGCCTACCTGTCCGACCTCGGCTTCTCCGAGGTCGACGTCATCGGCTGCCCGTCGATGTTCCTGCGCGGCCGCGACCTGCACGTCCGCGACACCGCGCCCACGTTCGACAAGAGCACCAAGGTCAGCCTGAACCTGACGCCGCACGTGCCGATCCCCGACGGCTGGGTCGCCGACGTCTTCAAGCGCCACCCCCGTGCCGAGTTCGTCGCGCAGGAGATCCGCGACCTCGACGCGATGCTCGGCGGCCCCGCGGTCAAGGCCGGCTCGCGCGAGTACCCCGGCTCGATGCGCCACGACGTCATCGCCGACAACAAGGCCGTGCTGCACTGCCACGCGCCCACGTGGATCGAGTCGATGGCCGCGCGCGACTTCACGGTCGGCCACCGCATCCACGGCAACATCTCCTCGCTGCTGGCCGGCACGCCCGCGCACGTGATCGTGCACGACAGCCGCACCCGCGAGCTGTGCGAGTACTTCGAGATCCCGCACACGCAGGTCACCGAGCACCGACTCGAGGACACGCCCGAGCGGATCTTCGAGCGCTCGGACTACGCGGCCCTCATCGGCAACCACCCCGAGCGCCTCGCCCGCTTCGCCGGCTTCCTGGAGAGGCACGGCCTGCGTCACGCGCTCGACCTGCCGGCGGGGGAGACCCCGTTCGACCGCGCGGTCGCGCAGGTCGAGGCGCGTCCCGGCCTGGTCGTCCGGCCCCGCTCCACCGAGCCCGAGCTGATGGACCTCCGCGTCTGGAACGCGGCGCGGGCCGCCCACCAGGGCATCGCGCAGGCCGAGGCGCGCGCGAAGAAGGCCGAGGCGCGCCTCAAGGCCCTCGAGGCGAACCAGGGCCTGAAGGGCCTGCTGCGGCGCGGCCGCTGA
- a CDS encoding HAD family hydrolase: protein MSPRRPPEGPRNLQSRSILAGQAAAAAAEVEQALAQPVDPTAAAFFDVDNTIMQGASIFLLARGLHRRQFFTTRDIARAAWQQAYFKYVGVEDPEHIEQARSAALKFIAGHEVRELEEIGEEVFDEYMAEKIWPGTRAMAQWHLDRGQRVWLMTAAPVEIAQVIARRLGLTGGLGTVAEHVDGVYTGRLVGDMLHGEGKSVAVRALAESEGLDLERCYAYSDSSNDIPMLSLVGHPCAVNPDGHLRSHAKANGWLVRDYRTGRKVAAASLKAGAVGAAASATYLVGKRLRRRL from the coding sequence ATGTCCCCGCGACGACCGCCCGAAGGACCACGGAACCTGCAGTCGCGCTCGATCCTGGCCGGCCAGGCCGCAGCGGCGGCCGCGGAGGTCGAACAGGCGCTCGCGCAGCCGGTGGACCCCACCGCGGCGGCGTTCTTCGACGTGGACAACACGATCATGCAGGGCGCGTCGATCTTCCTGCTCGCCCGCGGGCTGCACCGGCGCCAGTTCTTCACCACGCGCGACATCGCCCGGGCCGCCTGGCAGCAGGCCTACTTCAAGTACGTCGGCGTGGAGGACCCCGAGCACATCGAGCAGGCCCGCAGCGCCGCGCTCAAGTTCATCGCCGGGCACGAGGTCCGCGAGCTCGAGGAGATCGGCGAGGAGGTCTTCGACGAGTACATGGCCGAGAAGATCTGGCCCGGCACCCGCGCGATGGCCCAGTGGCACCTCGACCGCGGGCAGCGCGTGTGGCTGATGACCGCGGCGCCCGTCGAGATCGCCCAGGTCATCGCGCGCCGGCTCGGCCTCACGGGCGGGCTGGGCACCGTCGCTGAGCACGTCGACGGCGTCTACACGGGCCGGCTCGTCGGCGACATGCTGCACGGCGAGGGCAAGTCCGTGGCCGTCCGGGCACTCGCGGAGTCCGAGGGTCTCGACCTCGAGCGCTGCTACGCGTACTCCGACTCCTCGAACGACATCCCGATGCTGTCCCTCGTCGGGCACCCCTGCGCCGTGAACCCCGACGGCCACCTGCGCTCGCACGCCAAGGCCAACGGCTGGCTCGTCCGCGACTACCGCACGGGTCGCAAGGTGGCCGCCGCCAGCCTGAAGGCCGGCGCCGTGGGCGCCGCCGCCTCGGCCACCTACCTCGTCGGCAAGCGGCTCCGCCGCCGCCTCTAG
- a CDS encoding class I adenylate-forming enzyme family protein yields MTVNVSDDLRETARRDPEGIALIEPRTDRRVTWAEFDQWADRVAQTLLARGVLAGQRVALVMSNGIDLAVAYYGVLRGGLVAVPINPRATPREISRMVAACSPKIVVGDAQSITQVRQADTGDSLIVVHRAAPQEGELRFGALLDQARDAAPVAPRDPESLAVVLFTSGATGLPRGVMLTHRALAADIDQLLQIESPPVITSDDVVLGLLPMFHVYGLNCVLALSVRAGATVVLIEEFHPGALLGDIVDHGITNLPLAPQVIQALVGLEGLAEAFANVRLIVSGASALDPDLAQAFHALSGKPVEQGYGLTETSPVVTTTVGDGREPGQLPPAGSVGRPLPGVEIALRDFLGQPAAPGDPAQVFVRGANLFSGYWPDGSDGPDADGWWATGDIGLLDDQDNLVLVDRLKETINVSGFNVYPSEIEEAIVDAPGVESVAVIGVEDERTGEAVVAFVVPDDPEGDAAPVEEAVRTIAAERLARFKVPSRVIVVAALPHSPTGKVAKGRLRALVRSEPA; encoded by the coding sequence ATGACCGTCAACGTGAGTGACGATCTGCGTGAGACCGCGCGTCGCGACCCCGAGGGCATCGCCCTGATCGAGCCCCGCACCGACCGCCGGGTCACGTGGGCCGAGTTCGACCAGTGGGCCGATCGCGTGGCCCAGACCCTCCTCGCGCGCGGCGTCCTGGCCGGCCAGCGCGTCGCCCTCGTCATGTCCAACGGCATCGACCTCGCGGTCGCCTACTACGGCGTGCTCCGCGGCGGTCTCGTCGCCGTGCCGATCAACCCGCGCGCCACGCCCCGCGAGATCTCGCGCATGGTCGCGGCCTGCTCGCCCAAGATCGTCGTCGGCGACGCCCAGTCGATCACCCAGGTGCGCCAGGCCGACACCGGGGACTCCCTCATCGTGGTCCACCGGGCCGCCCCGCAGGAGGGCGAGCTGCGCTTCGGTGCCCTCCTCGACCAGGCCAGGGACGCCGCCCCCGTCGCGCCGCGCGACCCCGAGTCGCTCGCCGTCGTGCTCTTCACCTCCGGCGCCACCGGCCTGCCGCGCGGCGTGATGCTCACGCACCGCGCGCTGGCCGCCGACATCGACCAGCTGCTGCAGATCGAGTCCCCGCCCGTGATCACGTCCGACGACGTCGTCCTCGGACTGCTGCCGATGTTCCACGTCTACGGACTCAACTGCGTGCTCGCGCTGTCGGTCCGCGCGGGCGCCACCGTCGTGCTGATCGAGGAGTTCCACCCCGGTGCGCTGCTCGGCGACATCGTCGACCACGGCATCACCAACCTCCCCCTCGCGCCGCAGGTGATCCAGGCGCTCGTCGGACTCGAGGGCCTCGCCGAGGCGTTCGCGAACGTCCGGCTCATCGTCTCGGGCGCCTCCGCCCTCGACCCCGACCTGGCGCAGGCGTTCCACGCCCTGTCGGGCAAGCCGGTCGAGCAGGGCTACGGCCTCACCGAGACCTCGCCGGTCGTCACCACCACGGTCGGCGACGGTCGCGAGCCCGGCCAGCTGCCGCCCGCGGGCTCGGTGGGCCGTCCGCTGCCCGGTGTCGAGATCGCGCTGCGCGACTTCCTCGGCCAGCCGGCCGCCCCCGGCGACCCCGCCCAGGTCTTCGTCCGCGGCGCCAACCTGTTCTCCGGCTACTGGCCCGACGGCTCGGACGGCCCCGACGCCGACGGCTGGTGGGCCACGGGTGACATCGGCCTGCTGGACGACCAGGACAACCTCGTCCTCGTGGACCGGCTCAAGGAGACGATCAACGTCTCGGGCTTCAACGTGTACCCCTCCGAGATCGAGGAGGCGATCGTCGACGCGCCCGGCGTGGAGTCCGTCGCCGTGATCGGCGTGGAGGACGAGCGCACCGGCGAGGCCGTCGTCGCGTTCGTCGTGCCCGACGACCCCGAGGGAGACGCCGCCCCGGTCGAGGAGGCCGTCCGCACGATCGCCGCCGAGCGCCTGGCGCGCTTCAAGGTGCCGTCGCGCGTCATCGTGGTGGCCGCGCTGCCGCACTCGCCCACCGGCAAGGTCGCGAAGGGACGCCTGCGCGCCCTCGTGCGCTCGGAGCCGGCATGA
- a CDS encoding lysophospholipid acyltransferase family protein, which yields MKDDLKGIGTSGRPGRGNGSTSPSRAARSLAGPAAKKATGKSAAKKAAKTSGTKPTSAAQADAATSASARSAAPKQDAPRTAKKTAAKRTAAKKAAAKTTTTKAASAKKAAPKKATPPPVEPEQPTTGRTRERHLRAVPEDEGQDHRQEAPREATADIDPEDVAAAFAEGARRLMGTDWQVKVLEIVGSLRRRLSGSYEVDEFGLDPEVLDLLSHLVEPLAESWFRLEVRGVENIPTDGGALLVANHSGTVPVDGLITGYAVRKHTGRPIRPLGADLVFRLPYVGQVARKMGATLACAEDAERLLTSGELAAVWPEGFKGIGKPFSERYKLQRFGRGGFVSSAMRAQVPIVPVSIVGAEEIYPLVGNIPSLARLLGVPYIPITPFFPLFGPLGLIPLPSKWIIEFGEPVRTDAYAPESADDPMLLFNVTDQVRETIQQTLYSLLVERGNPFI from the coding sequence ATGAAGGACGACCTGAAGGGCATCGGCACCTCCGGCCGGCCGGGACGGGGCAATGGCTCCACGTCCCCGTCGCGAGCCGCGCGCTCGCTCGCCGGTCCGGCGGCCAAGAAGGCCACCGGCAAGTCCGCCGCGAAGAAGGCCGCGAAGACCTCGGGCACCAAGCCCACCTCGGCCGCCCAGGCCGACGCCGCGACCTCCGCCTCGGCCCGCTCGGCCGCGCCGAAGCAGGACGCGCCCCGGACCGCGAAGAAGACCGCCGCGAAGAGGACGGCGGCCAAGAAGGCCGCCGCGAAGACCACCACGACGAAGGCCGCCTCCGCCAAGAAGGCGGCACCGAAGAAGGCCACGCCGCCGCCGGTCGAGCCCGAGCAGCCCACCACCGGACGCACCCGCGAGCGTCACCTGCGCGCGGTGCCCGAGGACGAGGGGCAGGACCACCGCCAGGAGGCGCCGCGCGAGGCCACCGCCGACATCGACCCCGAGGACGTCGCCGCCGCCTTCGCCGAGGGCGCCCGCCGGCTCATGGGCACGGACTGGCAGGTCAAGGTGCTCGAGATCGTCGGCAGCCTGCGTCGCCGCCTCTCCGGCTCCTACGAGGTCGACGAGTTCGGCCTCGACCCCGAGGTGCTCGACCTGCTGTCGCACCTCGTCGAGCCGCTGGCCGAGAGCTGGTTCCGGCTCGAGGTGCGCGGCGTCGAGAACATCCCCACCGACGGCGGCGCGCTGCTGGTGGCCAACCACTCCGGCACCGTCCCGGTCGACGGCCTCATCACGGGCTACGCCGTGCGCAAGCACACCGGTCGCCCGATCCGCCCGCTCGGCGCCGACCTCGTCTTCCGGCTGCCCTACGTCGGCCAGGTCGCGCGCAAGATGGGCGCCACGCTCGCCTGCGCCGAGGACGCCGAGCGGCTGCTGACCTCCGGCGAGCTCGCCGCGGTGTGGCCCGAGGGGTTCAAGGGCATCGGCAAGCCGTTCAGCGAGCGCTACAAGCTCCAGCGGTTCGGACGTGGTGGCTTCGTGTCGTCCGCGATGCGGGCGCAGGTGCCGATCGTGCCGGTCTCGATCGTGGGCGCCGAGGAGATCTACCCGCTCGTGGGCAACATCCCGTCGCTCGCGCGGCTGCTCGGGGTGCCGTACATCCCCATCACGCCGTTCTTCCCGCTGTTCGGGCCGCTCGGCCTGATCCCGCTGCCGAGCAAGTGGATCATCGAGTTCGGCGAGCCGGTACGCACCGACGCCTACGCGCCCGAGTCGGCCGACGACCCGATGCTGCTGTTCAACGTGACCGACCAGGTCCGCGAGACCATCCAGCAGACGCTCTACAGCCTGCTCGTCGAGCGTGGCAATCCCTTCATCTGA